The nucleotide window GATACGGCAGAAACCGGCGTCAGGGAGAGCGCGTCCCAGGACAACACGCTTCAAACTTCTACCCCCCCCCGGTCCGGCCGCCGGCGATATACCGCACCCAGCGGTGTTTGCTCGCCTCGGGGTGCTCGACGTATCGTCAACTACGCCTGCACGCCCCTCGGGTCGCAAATCCCACTGGTCACAGTACCCCGCCATTCTCGCTACGAAGCCTCATGAATAATGCGGGCTAGAGCGGCTCTACCCGCACCGGAACGCCGCTGAGAACAGCATTGCCACAGAGATCGTCGACCATCGCATCGTCGGTCAGATCGTTGATGCTGACCCCCGGGTGCTTCTGAGCAACCGAAAGCTGGACGCCCGGGCGGTCGTGGCCCCACCCGTGTGGCAGGCTGACGACGCCGGGCAGGACCTCGTCGCTGACCTCCAGTGGCACCTCGATGCGCCCAGTACGCGAGACGACGGCAACCATCGCCCCGCTTGCGACACCCAGTTTATCCGCGTCTTCGGGATGCATTAACAGGGTGCAGCGGTCCTTCCCCCGCACCAGGCGGAGCGAGTTGTGCATCCAGGAGTTGTTGCTTCGAAGGTGGCGCCGCCCAATTAGCAGCAGCGGCTGTTCGGACGGGTCTCCGTTGAGGGTGGTTAGGAGCCGACGAGCGTCCTCGAGAAACGGCGCCGGCGCGAGTTCGACGCGCCGTCCTGGTGTCCGCAGCCGCTCGGGAAGGCAGGGCTCGAGCGGACCGAGATCGAGCCCATGGACCTCTCGTTCCAGCTTGGCCAGGTTGAGACCACCCCCGAACGGTCGAAATCCCGAGCCCCACGGTCCCTTTCGCAGACCAAGATCGAGCATGCGCCGTGGGCCGATCTTCGCATTCAGCCACCGCTTGAACTGCGCGAGAGGAGGGCTGTCGTCCAATCGCCGGTGCAGCTCGGCCAGGATCTGCCAATCGTGCCGGGTGTCAGGCGCCGGCTCGAAAAGAGCCGTCGAATATCGCGCCACGTTGCGAATTGCCAACAGATTGAACACCAGGTCGTAGTGGTCATGCTCGAGGGCCGATGTCGGCGGCAGGATGATGTCGGCGTGTCGGGTGGTCTCGTTGAGGTAGAAATCGACAGCCGCCATGAAGTCGAGGCCTTCGAGAGCGCGATCGAGCTGTGCACCGTTCGGTGTCGACAACACTGGGTTGCCAGCAAGCGTGAGCAGGGCCCGCACACGACCATCGCCCTCTGTCAGGATCTCCTCCGCTAGGGCCGCAACCGGTAGCTCGCCCGCATAGGCAGGTAGGCCCCGCACCCGACTTTCATACCTCCCGAGGTGGCCTGGACTCGTACTTGCCACGAGATCGACAGCCGGTCTGGTGAACATGGCTCCGCCCGGCCGATCGAGGTTACCGGTGACGATGTTGAGCAGATTCACCAACCACTGGCAGAGTCCACCGAATGCCTGTGTCGACACCCCGAGCCTTCCGTAGCAGACCGCGGAAGGGGCGGCGACGAATTCACGAGCGAGGTGACGAATCGCCGTCGAGTCGATGCCTGTTTCCGGAGCGACAGCTTCGGGCGTCACGTCGGCCACCAACTCGCGCACCACATCGATCGAGTCGCAGTATTCAGCCGCCGCACCAGGTCTTTCGAGGTTTTCAGAGAAAATGACCTGCAGCATAGCCATCAGGAGCAGGGCGTCGCTGCCCGGCCGGATGAACAGGTGCCGGTTGGCCAACACCGCGGTTTCGGTTCGCCGGGGGTCGACCACGACCAATCGACCACCACGATGCATCAGATTCTCGAGCCGCCGTCGGATTCCCGGTGCTGTCATCATGCTGCCGTTCGACACCACCGGGTTGGCGCCGAGAACGAGCAGGAAACGGGTTCGGTCCACGTCAGGAACGGGTAGCAACAGCTTGTGACCGAACATCAACGTGGCGGCCACGTGGTGCGGCAACTGGTCGACCGAAGTGGCCGAATATCGGTTTCTTGTCTGCAGGGCCCTGCTCAGCAGTGGACCGAAGAGCAACGAACCCCAGTTATGAACAGCAGGATTTCCAACGTACAGCGCGAC belongs to Acidobacteriota bacterium and includes:
- a CDS encoding molybdopterin oxidoreductase family protein, with amino-acid sequence MHDDRTVTHYRACNLCEAICGLSIEVSGGEIKAIRGDRDDPFSGGHICPKAVALQDIHNDPDRLRHPVRRTGGGTWKRASWDEALDEVGSRLREVQRIYGRDAVALYVGNPAVHNWGSLLFGPLLSRALQTRNRYSATSVDQLPHHVAATLMFGHKLLLPVPDVDRTRFLLVLGANPVVSNGSMMTAPGIRRRLENLMHRGGRLVVVDPRRTETAVLANRHLFIRPGSDALLLMAMLQVIFSENLERPGAAAEYCDSIDVVRELVADVTPEAVAPETGIDSTAIRHLAREFVAAPSAVCYGRLGVSTQAFGGLCQWLVNLLNIVTGNLDRPGGAMFTRPAVDLVASTSPGHLGRYESRVRGLPAYAGELPVAALAEEILTEGDGRVRALLTLAGNPVLSTPNGAQLDRALEGLDFMAAVDFYLNETTRHADIILPPTSALEHDHYDLVFNLLAIRNVARYSTALFEPAPDTRHDWQILAELHRRLDDSPPLAQFKRWLNAKIGPRRMLDLGLRKGPWGSGFRPFGGGLNLAKLEREVHGLDLGPLEPCLPERLRTPGRRVELAPAPFLEDARRLLTTLNGDPSEQPLLLIGRRHLRSNNSWMHNSLRLVRGKDRCTLLMHPEDADKLGVASGAMVAVVSRTGRIEVPLEVSDEVLPGVVSLPHGWGHDRPGVQLSVAQKHPGVSINDLTDDAMVDDLCGNAVLSGVPVRVEPL